A single genomic interval of Portunus trituberculatus isolate SZX2019 chromosome 41, ASM1759143v1, whole genome shotgun sequence harbors:
- the LOC123516732 gene encoding uncharacterized protein LOC123516732, protein MATTSPTTAAAPDVMGEAEAAAVHFTPLDYTVFVLLLVASLVIGIVSAFKNRYNESTQQYLVGDRKMSPVAVGLSLLGGWVSAVSILGNATEVYFYGTQLMMLLLGFIPAAILVGRVVLPLLYELGIISINEYIELRYGSAALRKLMTLCVLLMNYFYMGVCLYAPSLALTTVTSLPSWAATLIMGSVCTFYITIGGVKAVVYTDVMQTLLMFGGVLAVVITCCQDLGGFGNVWTIAQRGGRISFFDMNTSIFKRHTFLSTFVLGFYTFLNNAGFNSTMFQRFASVSTVQTAVRLNVFLLFGMAVLWIVFFLSGLVAYASYADCDPFTAGLIQKPDQIIPFLVTDRLSRFSGLVGIFVAAVYSGVLSTISSCANSVACVFWEDFLKPRPYFRAFSDAKATNVVKLISAASGVVAILLGLLVEEMGNIFVVVYSVCGAVIGPMTGVYLSGMCAPWVNTVLFSTFRRRLCLLKETSPITETEITPGSTAHDQWGLMCRQLDILEDGISDHPRLRYLVAAYSGLAKQELCSYALSTCMRNLKIMGELKQTYESMHVITEKFKGKLRYPYVDESYRHEELDDGTSCEAKNMLRKVEKDREQIKESSGQHANLPYPSTSATNPEESNFLKKRKRGEITALVKVGAKSQSPGNSVITGAFLNSGRDRSYCTYDLAIVVKELPSSLKGSDAKPSQMLLVRGLPYNVASCTFQIAGGYIGGTTRNLTPWEFCSLGRKASPSNMLQNRRNSKSEWCSGIGGVRLWYLRDRLVFSSHGKRFCTAWSWFATAWANIWDGLSRELAACCLIKLRHFVYVTLMCALKEVEILIGLDIPQALVPLEKTEKVKIVFDCAAPYKALPLNSQVMQGPDLNNNLMGVLLRFRQERVAIMADIKAMLHQMLLLSFGGDGGMWVRPVEGPNYFSYIQRSVYVSSDFGYILAKRRSSAIFTNPLPPPSLSASQGAMMGFTASLIFNLWIVIGKLVRGGGSPSTLPLSTAGCVVPLTNASLHDVPPTTSYVTTLLNTTTTAAANETLDGAAVYDISYCYIGIAGVVITMVVSTLTSLLTGPTRPDSLRKGVVSPTCLKAYTWVWSRLHEHQDDDRRKEIRHLSV, encoded by the exons ATGGCAACCACCTCGCCGACAACAGCAGCTGCACCAGACGTGATGGGCGAGGCTGAGGCAGCGGCGGTCCATTTCACTCCGCTGGACTATACGGTGTTCGTTCTCCTGCTGGTAGCGTCACTTGTCATCGGGATAGTAAGTGCCTTCAAGAATCGCTACAATGAGTCCACCCAACAGTACCTGGTGGGGGATAGAAAGATGTCCCCGGTGGCCGTTGGTCTGTCTCTACTGGGTGGCTGGGTGTCTGCTGTATCCATTTTAG GAAACGCCACGGAGGTGTACTTTTACGGAACGCAGCTGATGATGCTCTTGCTGGGCTTCATTCCTGCCGCCATCCTGGTAGGGAGAGTGGTCCTACCACTTCTCTACGAACTTGGAATCATCTCTATTAACGAA tACATCGAGCTGAGGTACGGCTCTGCCGCCCTTCGCAAGCTGATGACTCTCTGTGTGCTGCTCATGAATTACTTCTATATGGGAGTGTGCCTGTACGCCCCGTCCCTCGccctcaccaccgtcaccagccTCCCCAGCTGGGCCGCCACGCTCATCATGGGATCTGTCTGCACCTTCTACATCACCATC GGCGGCGTGAAGGCAGTGGTGTACACGGACGTGATGCAGACACTACTTATGTTTGGCGGTGTGCTGGCCGTGGTTATCACGTGCTGCCAGGATCTGGGAGGCTTTGGCAATGTGTGGACCATCGCCcaacgaggaggaaggataagctTCTTCGA CATGAACACGAGCATATTCAAGCGACACACTTTCCTCTCCACTTTTGTGCTCGGTTTTTATACTTTCCTGAACAACGCGGGGTTCAATTCTACCATGTTCCAGCGCTTCGCCTCCGTCAGCACAGTGCAGACGGCCGTCAG ACTGAACGTGTTTCTCCTGTTCGGAATGGCGGTCCTGTggattgtttttttcctgtcagGACTCGTTGCCTACGCATCCTACGCTGACTGTGATCCCTTCACCGCCGGCCTCATTCAGAAGCCCGACCAGATCATCCCCTTCCTGGTGACAGACAGATTGTCTCGTTTCAGTGGCCTGGTGGGCATCTTTGTGGCAGCCGTGTACAGCGGCgtgctcag CACTATCTCTAGCTGTGCCAACTCAGTGGCCTGCGTGTTCTGGGAAGACTTCCTCAAACCACGTCCCTACTTCAGAGCGTTCTCAGATGCTAAGGCGACCAACGTTGTTAAGCTTATCT CGGCAGCGTCCGGGGTGGTGGCCATCCTGCTGGGACTGCTGGTGGAGGAGATGGGCAACATATTCGTGGtggtgtacagtgtgtgtggcGCTGTCATCGGTCCAATGACAGGGGTGTACCTCAGCGGGATGTGCGCCCCATGGGTCAATACCGTG cttttcagcactttccgacgTCGGCTTTGTCTGCTAAAAGAAACCTCTCCTATTACTGAAACAGAAATTACTCCTGGGT CCACTGCCCACGATCAATGGGGGCTCATGTGCCGACAATTGGACATTCTAGAGGATGGGATATCAGACCACCCAAGGTTAAGATATCTTGTTGCTGCCTACTCTGGCCTAGCAAAGCAAGAGCTGTGCAGTT ATGCCTTGAGCACCTGCATGAGGAACTTGAAGATTATGGGAGAACTAAAGCAAACGTATGAATCAATGCATGTAATAACAGAGAAATTTAAAGGGAAGCTGAGATACCCCTACGTGGATGAGTCATACAGACATGAGGAACTGGACGATGGCACCTCATGTGAAGCTAAGAACATGCTCAGAAAGGTAGAGAAGGACCGAGAACAGATAAAAGAGTCAAGTGGACAACATGCAAACCTGCCAT ACCCATCCACTAGTGCCACCAATCCTGAAGAGAGCAACTTcctaaagaagagaaaaagaggcgaAATCACCGCACTG GTGAAAGTGGGAGCCAAGAGTCAGAGTCCAGGAAATTCCGTCATTACTGGTGCCTTCCTCAACTCAGGTAGAGATAGATCTTATTGTACATATGATCTAgcaatagtggtgaaggaactCCCGTCTTCTCTGAAAGGGTCTGACGCAAAG CCCTCGCAAATGTTGTTGGTACGGGGGTTGCCGTACAATGTCGCCTCATGTACATTCCAGATAGCAGGGGGGTACATCGGGGGTACAACACGCAACCTGACGCCCTGGGAATTCTGCAGCT tGGGCAGGAAGGCGAGTCCATCCAACATGCTGCAGAACCGGCGGAACTCCAAGTCTGAGTG GTGTTCGGGCATTGGTGGGGTGCGCCTGTGGTATCTGAGGGATCGCTTGGTGTTCTCCTCACACGGAAAACGCTTCTGCACAGCATGGTCTTGGTTTGCCACTGCCTGGGCAAATATCTGGGATGGCTTGTCTAGGGAGCTGGCCGCCTGCTGCCTCATCAAGTTACGACATTTTGTGTATGTCACGTTGATGTG TGCTCTGAAGGAAGTGGAAATACTAATAGGTTTAGATATACCCCAAGCCCTAGTACCACTAGAG aaaacagagaaggtgAAAATAGTGTTCGATTGTGCAGCCCCTTACAAGGCATTACCACTGAACAGTCAAGTGATGCAAGGACCTGATCTTAACAACAACTTGATGGGAGTCCTCCTCAGATTTCGACAAGAAAGGGTAGCTATAATGGCGGACATCAAGGCCATGTTACACCAAATGCTC CTGCTCTCATTTGGTGGGGATGGGGGAATGTGGGTGCGACCTGTTGAAGGGCCCAATTATTTCAGCTACATCCAAAGGTCCGTATATGTTTCTAGTGACTTTGGCTACATCCTTGCCAAAAGGAGAAG CTCAGCCATATTTACTAAtccccttccaccaccatcactctccgCGTCCCAGGGTGCCATGATGGGGTTCACCGCCTCGCTCATCTTTAACTTGTGGATTGTGATCGGGAAATTAGTACGGGGCGGAGGTTCCCCCAGTACGCTGCCGCTCTCCACTGCTGGCTGCGTCGTCCCCCTTACCAATGCCAGCCTGCATGAtgtcccgcccaccacctcctaTGTCACCACCCTTCTCAACACCACGACCACGGCTGCAGCAAACGAGAC GCTGGATGGAGCGGCAGTCTATGACATATCCTACTGCTACATAGGTATTGCTGGTGTGGTAATTACGATGGTGGTGAGCACGCTGACCTCACTGCTGACAG GCCCGACGAGGCCCGATAGCCTGAGAAAGGGAGTAGTCAGCCCCACGTGCCTCAAGGCGTACACGTGGGTGTGGTCGCGTCTGCATGAGCACCAGGATGACgacaggaggaaagagattCGGCATTTGAGTGTATAA